AATGTTATTGTGCCTGTGTCTTGGCATATTGGGGTTTGGTGTTTTTCGGCTAGTGCGATGTTGCAGAGGATGGTTTTTAGTTGTGTTTTTGCGGTTGTGTTTGTTTCTTCAGTGTAGGCTTTTTGGAGTGCTTGTTTGATGTCTTCGGGTAGGTAGGTGACTGCTTGTTTTATGAGGTTGATGGCTGTGTTTTCTATGGTGCGTGTCAGGTTCAAGGTGGGTTTCACTTGTTTGTCGGTGTTCTTTTATAGAGTGTGGCTTGTACTTATAATTTGGTGTGTTTTGGTTTGGTGCGTGAGCGCTTGGGAAAGATTATAATCTCCTTATATGAAGCACCTGTGCAGAGGTGTTTAGGTGCAGTACAGCTTAGGGGATTCTTGTGCTTGATTTGATTAGGGCTTCTAGTTTGGGGTTGTTGACGCTGGTGTGGCTGTTTTTTCTTGTGGTAGGCGATTTTTCCTGTGTTATGAATGGCTCATTTTTACTGGGCAGTTAAGGAATGTGCTGTTTCTTGAGCTTTCTTGAGTTGTGTTCGTATAGTGTTGATTTGTTGTTGTGTGATGTTTTCTATGGTTTGTTCGAGTTGTAGTACGAATTTGCGTGCTTTTTCGGTGTTGTTTTTGATGTCTGTTTGGGTGAGTTCTTTTGTTACGTAGTATTGGGTGTCGATTCTTGTTTGTTTGGCTTTTGTGATGTCGGTGATTAGGTGTGGGTTGAGGATTTTGTTTTTTGCGAGGAGTTTTGCTGTGTTGATGGTGCAGTCGTGG
The window above is part of the Candidatus Bathyarchaeota archaeon genome. Proteins encoded here:
- a CDS encoding fumarate hydratase; this encodes MNLTRTIENTAINLIKQAVTYLPEDIKQALQKAYTEETNTTAKTQLKTILCNIALAEKHQTPICQDTGTIT
- a CDS encoding HEPN domain-containing protein — encoded protein: MRLTEPNPNLAKAYLKKAISALNTMTAALQIKETDWTATTAYYARYFALYALLMKIGVKSEIHDCTINTAKLLAKNKILNPHLITDITKAKQTRIDTQYYVTKELTQTDIKNNTEKARKFVLQLEQTIENITQQQINTIRTQLKKAQETAHSLTAQ